One Lacipirellulaceae bacterium DNA window includes the following coding sequences:
- a CDS encoding VWA domain-containing protein: MSPSESNRLRRSARTRRGAMMPLIALLLPVMLILASFIVNLAYMELTRTELRIASDAATRAAGYALNVTGDEVEARFAAREAMTRNEVAGESTVLSSGDIVFGTATRTSVASRYNFTAGGSRPNAVQVLARRDSNSASGTVRMLMPGFGAVTEFGPNQTAISSQVELDIALVLDRSGSMAYGDYEDSAYRASQYLGPEIAPEGWWFGDPAPEQSRWRALVSGVNAFIDMMEQSPQVEHLSLTTYATSATVESNLASDYSSITDALDVYTNNLESGGTNVGDGIYQAINALSAASYNRPWAVKVIVLMSDGQHNMGANPVYAAQDAADQGITVYTVTFSQEADQYRMQSVATEGSGLHFHANTDADLQEAFRAIARNLPTLLVQ, from the coding sequence ATGTCCCCTTCAGAATCAAATCGCTTGCGTCGTTCTGCACGTACAAGACGCGGCGCCATGATGCCGCTGATCGCTTTGCTGCTGCCGGTGATGCTCATCCTGGCTAGCTTCATTGTGAACCTAGCCTACATGGAACTAACGCGTACCGAGCTGCGAATCGCCTCTGATGCTGCCACCAGGGCTGCCGGCTATGCGCTGAATGTGACAGGCGACGAAGTTGAGGCTCGTTTTGCTGCCCGTGAAGCGATGACACGCAATGAAGTCGCAGGAGAATCGACAGTTCTCAGCTCAGGCGATATCGTGTTCGGCACTGCGACACGAACAAGTGTTGCTTCGAGATACAACTTTACTGCCGGTGGCAGCAGGCCAAATGCGGTGCAGGTACTAGCCAGGAGAGATAGCAATTCGGCTAGCGGGACGGTGCGAATGCTCATGCCGGGGTTTGGGGCCGTGACGGAATTTGGGCCGAATCAAACAGCCATTTCCTCGCAGGTAGAACTCGATATTGCGCTTGTACTCGATCGCTCAGGTTCGATGGCCTACGGCGACTACGAAGACTCAGCCTATCGGGCTAGTCAGTATCTTGGCCCTGAAATAGCCCCTGAAGGTTGGTGGTTCGGAGACCCAGCGCCGGAGCAATCCCGATGGCGTGCACTTGTCTCAGGGGTCAATGCATTTATCGACATGATGGAGCAGTCGCCGCAGGTCGAGCACCTCTCATTAACCACTTATGCGACTTCAGCAACTGTTGAGTCTAACCTAGCAAGTGACTACTCCAGTATCACGGATGCCTTGGATGTTTATACCAATAATTTGGAGTCGGGTGGCACAAATGTGGGAGATGGAATCTACCAAGCAATCAATGCGCTAAGTGCTGCTTCCTACAACCGACCCTGGGCCGTAAAAGTCATCGTGTTGATGTCTGATGGTCAGCATAACATGGGTGCCAACCCAGTCTACGCAGCCCAAGATGCGGCCGATCAGGGCATCACGGTCTATACAGTCACATTTTCACAAGAGGCAGATCAGTACCGAATGCAGTCGGTTGCTACCGAAGGAAGCGGCCTGCACTTCCACGCCAATACCGATGCCGATCTGCAAGAGGCATTTCGAGCAATCGCTAGGAACTTGCCTACATTGCTCGTCCAGTAG
- a CDS encoding TadE/TadG family type IV pilus assembly protein produces MLFAKSQNPEQVQHRGVTVVEFALTLPILITLVVGMIEFTRMHNLRHAADNAAYEAARYVIVPGATKAEAEAEAQNLLARAGVKNATITVHPSVISESTENVTVTVNVPMISNSWLPAGLTRDRVVQRDCTLMTERVPVIQVAGLPEPEPEPVPEPEPEPEPEPEPEPEPEPEPEPEPEPEPDPDDEEDDEEDDGPEPEPEPEPQPQPEPEPEPDPQPPPPPPPLI; encoded by the coding sequence ATGTTATTCGCCAAAAGCCAAAACCCGGAACAAGTCCAGCATCGTGGTGTCACGGTCGTTGAGTTTGCGCTGACGCTTCCGATTCTCATCACGCTCGTCGTGGGCATGATTGAGTTCACACGAATGCACAATCTCCGACACGCCGCGGACAACGCTGCCTATGAAGCTGCCCGATATGTGATTGTCCCGGGAGCGACCAAGGCGGAAGCAGAAGCCGAAGCGCAGAACCTGCTCGCACGAGCCGGCGTAAAAAACGCAACGATCACTGTGCATCCATCAGTCATCAGCGAATCGACGGAAAATGTGACGGTGACGGTGAACGTACCGATGATCTCCAACTCCTGGTTACCAGCTGGCCTGACCCGCGATCGTGTGGTTCAGCGCGACTGTACGCTCATGACCGAGCGAGTCCCGGTGATTCAAGTAGCTGGGCTACCCGAGCCAGAACCCGAACCTGTTCCTGAACCCGAACCTGAACCAGAACCTGAACCCGAACCTGAACCAGAACCTGAACCAGAACCTGAACCTGAACCTGAACCTGAACCTGATCCAGATGACGAAGAGGATGACGAAGAGGATGACGGTCCTGAACCGGAGCCCGAACCCGAGCCACAACCACAGCCCGAACCCGAGCCGGAACCCGATCCACAACCGCCGCCGCCACCTCCACCGCTGATTTAG
- a CDS encoding aminotransferase class V-fold PLP-dependent enzyme codes for MPGLLPNVDPDGLLEYSVVYTDRALNHMSQSFQSVMNDISSTLKEVYKAQAVVVVPGSGTFGMEAVARQFATNKKCLVIRNGWFSYRWTQIFETGAIPSSSTVLKARQVAEGIQEPFAPAPIEEVVATIQEQRPEVVFAPHVETSAGMILPEEYLKSVAEAVHSVGGIFVLDCIASGTIWVDMEATGVDVLISAPQKGWSGSPCAGLVMLSKLGLEKLGETQSTSFACDLGKWHQIMQAYENGGHAYHATMPTDGLTAFCHVMNETKSYGFDQARASQQELGDRIRAVLEEKGFPSVAAEGFKAPGVVVSYTSDPEVHNGKKFKELGMQIAAGVPLQCDEPEGFQTFRLGLFGLDKLKNVDRTVETFEKTLNEIA; via the coding sequence ATGCCTGGCCTGCTGCCCAATGTCGACCCCGACGGCCTTCTAGAATACTCGGTCGTTTATACCGACCGCGCTCTTAACCACATGTCGCAGTCGTTCCAGAGCGTGATGAACGACATCTCCTCGACGCTCAAGGAAGTCTACAAAGCACAGGCAGTCGTGGTTGTCCCCGGAAGCGGCACATTTGGGATGGAGGCCGTCGCTCGTCAGTTTGCCACGAACAAGAAGTGCCTGGTAATTCGCAATGGTTGGTTCAGCTATCGTTGGACGCAAATCTTTGAGACCGGTGCGATTCCCTCTTCGTCAACGGTTCTCAAGGCTCGCCAAGTTGCCGAAGGAATTCAGGAACCCTTTGCACCGGCACCAATAGAAGAAGTCGTTGCGACGATCCAAGAACAGCGTCCCGAGGTCGTGTTTGCGCCGCACGTAGAGACTTCTGCCGGAATGATCCTGCCGGAAGAGTACCTGAAAAGCGTTGCCGAAGCGGTCCATTCCGTCGGCGGTATTTTCGTTCTCGATTGCATCGCTTCGGGGACGATTTGGGTTGATATGGAAGCAACCGGGGTGGACGTACTCATCAGCGCCCCACAGAAGGGTTGGAGTGGCTCGCCCTGTGCCGGTCTGGTGATGCTTAGCAAGCTCGGCCTAGAGAAACTAGGAGAAACCCAAAGTACCAGCTTCGCTTGCGACCTTGGCAAGTGGCATCAGATCATGCAAGCCTACGAAAACGGCGGTCATGCGTATCACGCAACCATGCCAACCGACGGCCTCACTGCGTTTTGCCACGTGATGAACGAAACGAAGAGCTACGGCTTCGACCAAGCAAGGGCCAGTCAGCAGGAGTTAGGTGATCGCATTCGCGCGGTTCTCGAAGAGAAAGGCTTCCCCAGTGTCGCGGCAGAGGGCTTCAAGGCCCCCGGCGTAGTCGTTAGCTACACGTCAGATCCCGAAGTCCACAACGGCAAGAAGTTCAAAGAGCTAGGCATGCAAATCGCAGCCGGCGTGCCCCTGCAATGCGATGAACCTGAAGGATTCCAAACGTTTCGCTTAGGTCTGTTCGGCTTAGATAAGTTGAAGAATGTCGATCGCACCGTCGAGACGTTCGAAAAGACGCTCAACGAGATCGCCTAG
- a CDS encoding gamma carbonic anhydrase family protein — translation MSAVIRVYRGNYPTLGERVYLDPAATVIGEVTLGDDVSVWPGAVIRGDMHWIKVGARTNIQDNAVLHITHASTYNPDGWPLCIGEDVIVGHSAVLHGCTVADRVLVGIGAIVNDGAVVEEEVIIGAGCLVPPGKHLESGFVYVGNPCRKLREITDDERKYFVYSAANYVKLKDQYLAAANKLV, via the coding sequence ATGTCCGCTGTAATTCGTGTCTACCGAGGAAACTACCCAACTCTAGGCGAGCGGGTCTACCTCGACCCCGCTGCAACCGTCATTGGTGAAGTCACTCTCGGTGACGATGTGTCCGTCTGGCCCGGTGCCGTCATTCGAGGCGACATGCACTGGATCAAAGTCGGCGCTCGCACCAACATTCAAGACAACGCCGTGTTACACATTACCCATGCCAGCACTTACAATCCTGACGGTTGGCCACTATGCATCGGTGAGGACGTCATCGTCGGACATAGTGCCGTGTTGCATGGTTGCACAGTTGCTGATCGTGTACTGGTCGGCATCGGCGCGATCGTGAACGATGGTGCCGTCGTCGAAGAGGAGGTCATTATCGGAGCCGGGTGCCTTGTACCGCCAGGAAAGCATTTAGAAAGCGGCTTTGTGTATGTTGGGAATCCGTGTCGTAAGCTACGGGAGATTACCGATGATGAACGGAAGTACTTCGTGTACTCTGCGGCAAACTACGTGAAGCTGAAGGACCAGTATCTTGCAGCTGCCAATAAGCTCGTATAG
- a CDS encoding addiction module protein: MNIDTNALLALPAADKLHLVELIWENLGESSEAIPLPKWAEQEALRRRDEMLSDPKLGSSHEATWAKIEKRNG; encoded by the coding sequence ATGAACATAGATACAAACGCCCTCCTAGCTCTCCCAGCAGCAGATAAACTTCACCTCGTCGAACTCATCTGGGAGAACCTTGGAGAATCTTCCGAGGCTATTCCCTTACCTAAGTGGGCCGAACAAGAAGCGCTCCGCCGTCGAGATGAAATGCTCTCCGATCCCAAGTTAGGGTCAAGCCACGAAGCGACCTGGGCAAAGATCGAAAAGCGGAATGGCTAG
- a CDS encoding helix-turn-helix domain-containing protein, translating into MKVFTTGQVAKICKVAPRTVSKWFDSGRLKGYRIPGSQDRRIPREYLIKFLKEHGMPLGDLEDEAMAKVLIVAQDQVLIENLKRELPAEKSFRNATAASGFEAGIQAESFHPDCIIVDFSIGQLEALQICQNLRRSSDFAETILIALLPDDGTTASFDRSTINETFKKPFDAALLAERLRTLIGAKKELV; encoded by the coding sequence ATGAAGGTCTTTACTACTGGCCAGGTCGCCAAGATCTGTAAAGTGGCACCGCGCACGGTTAGCAAGTGGTTCGACTCCGGTCGGCTCAAAGGCTACCGAATCCCCGGTTCCCAAGATCGCCGCATCCCCCGCGAATACCTGATCAAATTCCTCAAAGAGCACGGCATGCCTTTGGGTGACCTGGAAGACGAAGCGATGGCCAAGGTGCTAATCGTCGCCCAGGACCAAGTGCTGATCGAAAACCTCAAGCGTGAACTACCCGCTGAGAAATCGTTCCGCAATGCCACCGCCGCCAGCGGTTTCGAAGCCGGCATCCAAGCCGAGAGCTTCCATCCCGACTGCATCATCGTTGACTTCTCAATTGGTCAGCTTGAAGCGTTGCAGATTTGCCAAAACCTGCGTCGCTCCAGCGACTTCGCCGAGACGATCTTGATCGCCCTGCTGCCAGATGATGGCACCACGGCCAGCTTCGATCGGTCGACAATCAACGAAACGTTCAAAAAGCCTTTCGATGCCGCACTGTTGGCCGAACGCTTGCGAACGCTGATCGGTGCGAAGAAAGAGTTGGTCTAA
- a CDS encoding DUF1080 domain-containing protein: MLFRLLLFIAFFAATSTTQAEEWIQLFNGKDLTGWTPKIRGEKVGVNFADTFRVEEGLLKVRFDKYEGPYRGKMGHLFYNGTFSHYRLRAECRSVGKQVEGGPDWGIRNNGLLVHGQTPQSMGLDQVFPVSLEAQLLSGLDDGKHRPAGNLCTPGTNVHLNGKLYTPHCAKLEPTAETIKHGEWMTLEVEVHGHEVIRHFVNGKQTIEYTHPMLDEKDVDAKRLLKEGADKKLSKGTICIQAESAPFDFREIELLDLTKKTESNDN; the protein is encoded by the coding sequence ATGCTCTTCCGATTGTTGCTATTCATTGCGTTTTTCGCTGCGACGTCCACCACCCAAGCCGAAGAGTGGATTCAACTTTTCAACGGCAAAGACCTCACCGGCTGGACGCCCAAAATTCGTGGCGAGAAGGTTGGCGTGAATTTTGCCGACACCTTCCGCGTTGAGGAGGGTTTACTAAAGGTGCGGTTCGACAAGTACGAAGGACCCTACCGCGGTAAGATGGGGCACCTGTTCTACAACGGTACGTTCTCGCACTATCGGTTGCGCGCTGAGTGCCGCTCGGTCGGCAAACAAGTCGAGGGAGGTCCTGACTGGGGCATTCGCAATAACGGGCTGCTAGTTCACGGGCAGACGCCGCAGTCGATGGGGCTCGATCAAGTGTTTCCGGTTTCGTTAGAAGCTCAGCTCCTTTCTGGACTCGACGACGGTAAGCACCGTCCCGCAGGGAATCTTTGTACCCCAGGGACCAACGTCCATTTGAATGGCAAGCTCTACACGCCGCATTGTGCCAAGCTCGAACCTACGGCAGAGACGATCAAGCATGGTGAGTGGATGACCCTCGAGGTTGAAGTCCACGGCCATGAAGTGATACGCCACTTCGTCAACGGCAAGCAGACGATCGAATACACCCACCCAATGCTCGACGAAAAGGATGTCGACGCGAAGCGGCTCTTGAAAGAGGGAGCCGACAAAAAGCTCTCCAAGGGCACGATTTGTATCCAAGCCGAGAGTGCACCGTTTGATTTTCGCGAGATCGAACTGCTCGACCTTACGAAAAAAACTGAATCTAACGACAACTAG
- a CDS encoding matrixin family metalloprotease, protein MRCLVAVLLAGSVFLHGNSDAKAYNVFGPFPWDETTDYYLKWGDIFSPGSPGGTITWSLMPDGTTIDPSFTDPNISGTSNLSTILNGLGSEAALETIERVFDRWSDAANIYFEQVDDGGQPFAGANSSAPTHGHIRIGAFAIDGTVGGVGYAPPPNGGPLEGDVLLNLINTFFFDPGDEGDLIQIFNDFESLLMHEVGHALGLAHSDVCSVMSIDFDCFKFVNRELDADDLAGIQFLYGPALQADFDRNHLVSTGDLIAWQAGYGTLSGAIHQTGDADDDQAVTGSDFVLWQRELGSGELLATGNAVQTPEPSTLLLLMVSLASFASRSMRAT, encoded by the coding sequence ATGCGATGCTTGGTCGCGGTACTGTTGGCCGGTTCAGTATTCCTGCACGGAAATTCTGACGCGAAGGCTTACAACGTCTTCGGTCCCTTTCCATGGGACGAAACCACCGATTACTACCTGAAGTGGGGCGACATCTTTTCGCCGGGTTCTCCTGGAGGCACCATCACCTGGAGCCTCATGCCCGACGGTACGACGATTGATCCTTCGTTCACCGACCCGAACATTTCAGGGACGAGCAATTTATCCACCATCCTGAACGGACTCGGCTCAGAGGCTGCCCTGGAAACCATCGAGCGCGTGTTTGATCGCTGGTCGGATGCGGCGAACATTTACTTCGAGCAAGTTGATGATGGGGGCCAACCCTTTGCCGGTGCCAATTCTAGTGCGCCGACCCATGGGCACATTCGCATCGGTGCCTTCGCCATCGACGGCACCGTGGGAGGTGTGGGCTACGCTCCGCCGCCAAATGGAGGACCTTTGGAAGGCGATGTCCTGCTCAATTTAATCAACACTTTCTTTTTTGATCCCGGCGATGAGGGCGATCTTATTCAAATTTTCAACGATTTCGAAAGCTTGCTAATGCATGAGGTCGGGCATGCGCTAGGCCTCGCCCACTCAGACGTTTGCTCGGTCATGTCGATCGACTTTGATTGCTTCAAGTTCGTCAATCGTGAACTTGATGCGGACGATCTAGCGGGCATTCAATTTCTTTACGGCCCTGCCCTGCAAGCCGACTTCGACCGCAATCACCTGGTCAGCACGGGCGACCTTATCGCCTGGCAAGCCGGATATGGAACACTCAGCGGAGCCATCCATCAGACAGGCGACGCGGATGACGACCAAGCGGTTACCGGAAGCGACTTTGTCCTGTGGCAACGTGAATTGGGCAGCGGTGAGTTGCTCGCTACCGGAAACGCCGTGCAAACACCGGAGCCCTCGACGCTGCTCCTCCTTATGGTGAGCCTAGCAAGTTTCGCTAGCAGGTCGATGCGGGCGACCTAG
- the smc gene encoding chromosome segregation protein SMC, with the protein MLQALELNGFKSFAEKTRFDFPAGITVVVGPNGSGKSNVVDAVKWVLGAQSAKMLRGKEMADVIFSGTPKRRPSGAAEVSLRFDNTENLLGHDSAELEITRRVFRSGESEYLLNRQPCRLRDLRDVLSGTGMAGGAYSIIEQGKVDALLQSSPADRRQIFEEAAGISRFKTKRQDAARRLDRVQQNLLRLTDIVEELQSQLTKVRSQAGRARQYKDVHSRLRELQIKVAVADWNETSQQLEVLDSHIQAVGKQQSQFESELDRFAAASQQHEQQLEDLQSSLREATVGHASAKERIHHCQTNQRRDRERLEELSSEIESVAIQTVQLAIKVQDSDSEYQHVDKLLAEAEAKFCELKQLADSRDSQLEEAEHRLEQLKRDRLTAEEQLSESEKLAADDRNRVEVLKERQQSAQEVVSKGSQETWDLQTSLGRLTAQLNSAAEILEAVQSRHQAATTNLRQAQSQLTDDRRTLSQLHKQEAELQGKLTGARERSVVLAELEKRLDGLSAGTREVLRQAQENPEGPYGAVRGVVADLLHVDADSAQMIELALGERANYLVVEDVQRLSGILEDSENELPARTVFLRLDVSQPPSAVDRVDLSDQPGVMGRADRFVEVDESLQPVVRRLLGRYWFVDSLETALQLSMGAGRGLSFITVSGEVVGAEGVVAVGPRKQSAGLLSRRNELRAIEEQIQLMQHDLSGVQQRAAEVEQRIANHDATLQTLTNTFEQAREEAHEAELSHAAIEERYEEMQAKLASLIERQQSSQTGLESLDEEIEACLARIEKSEQRSTELKSQVADTAKQFTELEQLIAGSRRESTKQQVELASAEQRRDSFHEQLEKLARERNDRRQLQAEAVQRLAKGKANRLALNLTQLDQTGEIAEQHTRLDHWQREQAILTADYQDLQRSKSEVSQQAESLRKELQQIQQQSQKLLLEKQQVESQRRTLSERLREQHRLELAIIAKQAASNGQPQEPIINRAEIDREIADLKTQLQASGPVNLEAVEELDALEERFRSLAEQHDDLQTARARLEQIVEQINKESRQIFLNTIEEVRGHFKELFANLFGGGEADIVIENEPEKDILECGIEIVARPPGKQPRSISLLSGGERTLTCVALLLAIFRSRPSPFCILDEVDAALDEANIDRFVEVLKEFMSSTQFIVITHSKRTMTCSDTLYGVTMQESGVSKRVSVRFEDVTHDGHIKPAAIKRAA; encoded by the coding sequence ATGCTCCAGGCTCTTGAACTCAACGGATTTAAGAGCTTCGCTGAAAAGACGCGGTTCGATTTCCCCGCGGGGATCACCGTCGTTGTGGGGCCGAACGGTTCCGGTAAGTCGAATGTGGTTGATGCGGTGAAATGGGTGTTGGGAGCCCAAAGTGCGAAAATGCTTCGCGGCAAAGAGATGGCGGATGTCATCTTCAGCGGCACCCCGAAGCGACGCCCCTCTGGTGCTGCAGAAGTCTCCCTACGGTTCGATAATACCGAGAACTTACTGGGGCATGATTCGGCGGAGTTAGAAATCACCCGTCGCGTGTTTCGCAGTGGCGAGAGCGAGTATCTACTTAATCGCCAGCCTTGTCGGCTCCGCGATCTGCGTGACGTGCTCTCCGGCACCGGCATGGCGGGTGGTGCCTATAGCATCATCGAGCAGGGGAAAGTCGACGCACTGCTGCAATCTTCGCCAGCAGACCGTCGCCAAATCTTTGAAGAGGCGGCCGGGATTAGCCGTTTCAAGACGAAGCGCCAAGACGCGGCCCGCAGACTTGATCGCGTGCAGCAGAATCTGTTGCGGCTGACCGACATTGTCGAGGAGTTGCAGTCGCAGCTCACGAAGGTGCGATCGCAAGCAGGCCGAGCACGGCAATACAAAGATGTTCACTCCCGACTGCGCGAACTGCAAATCAAAGTCGCGGTGGCGGACTGGAATGAAACGAGCCAGCAGCTCGAAGTGCTTGATTCTCACATCCAGGCGGTCGGGAAGCAGCAGTCGCAATTCGAATCAGAATTAGACCGTTTCGCCGCGGCAAGTCAGCAGCACGAACAGCAGTTGGAAGACTTGCAGAGCAGCCTCCGCGAAGCGACCGTTGGGCATGCGTCAGCGAAAGAGCGCATCCACCACTGCCAAACGAACCAACGGCGCGATCGCGAACGATTGGAAGAACTGTCGAGCGAAATCGAGAGCGTGGCGATTCAAACGGTCCAACTCGCCATCAAGGTCCAGGATTCCGATTCTGAATATCAGCACGTCGACAAACTTCTCGCCGAAGCAGAAGCGAAGTTTTGCGAGTTGAAGCAGCTTGCCGACTCTCGCGATTCTCAGCTCGAAGAAGCGGAGCATCGTCTCGAACAACTCAAACGCGATCGACTAACGGCAGAAGAGCAACTCAGTGAAAGCGAGAAACTGGCAGCCGATGATCGCAATCGGGTCGAAGTGCTGAAGGAACGACAACAATCGGCACAAGAGGTTGTCAGCAAGGGCTCGCAGGAAACCTGGGACCTGCAGACTTCGCTGGGACGACTCACTGCTCAGTTGAATTCTGCTGCGGAGATCCTCGAAGCGGTGCAAAGTCGTCATCAGGCGGCCACCACCAACCTGCGACAGGCACAATCTCAACTGACCGACGATCGCCGCACGCTTTCTCAGCTTCACAAGCAAGAAGCTGAGTTGCAAGGGAAGTTAACCGGTGCGCGGGAGCGTTCGGTGGTGCTTGCGGAGTTGGAGAAACGACTAGATGGGCTCAGCGCTGGGACGCGTGAGGTTTTACGACAAGCCCAAGAGAATCCCGAGGGACCCTACGGTGCGGTGCGCGGCGTTGTCGCTGATCTTTTGCATGTCGACGCGGACTCGGCGCAGATGATCGAGTTGGCTCTCGGTGAGAGGGCCAATTATCTGGTCGTTGAAGACGTTCAGCGACTCTCTGGTATCCTCGAAGACTCGGAAAACGAGCTTCCCGCACGCACGGTTTTTCTCAGGCTCGATGTCTCTCAGCCCCCGAGTGCCGTCGACCGTGTGGACCTATCTGATCAGCCCGGCGTGATGGGTCGGGCGGATCGATTCGTCGAAGTCGATGAGAGCCTTCAGCCAGTGGTACGACGCCTCCTAGGAAGGTACTGGTTCGTCGATTCGCTGGAAACGGCGTTACAGCTTTCGATGGGTGCCGGGCGCGGCTTGAGCTTTATCACCGTAAGCGGTGAAGTGGTTGGAGCTGAAGGAGTTGTCGCCGTCGGGCCGAGAAAACAATCGGCTGGGCTGCTGTCTCGACGTAACGAGTTAAGGGCCATCGAGGAACAGATCCAGTTAATGCAACACGACTTGTCTGGAGTCCAACAGCGTGCCGCCGAGGTTGAGCAGCGGATAGCAAACCATGACGCGACGTTGCAGACGCTCACGAACACCTTCGAACAAGCACGCGAAGAAGCCCACGAGGCCGAACTGAGTCATGCCGCTATTGAAGAACGCTACGAAGAGATGCAAGCGAAGCTCGCTTCTCTCATCGAGCGGCAGCAGTCGAGTCAAACAGGACTCGAGTCTCTCGACGAAGAGATCGAAGCTTGCCTTGCTCGCATCGAAAAGTCGGAGCAAAGGTCGACGGAACTGAAGAGCCAAGTTGCCGACACGGCCAAACAGTTTACCGAACTCGAACAATTGATCGCCGGTTCTCGCCGTGAAAGCACCAAGCAACAAGTCGAGCTTGCCAGTGCTGAGCAACGTCGCGACAGCTTTCACGAGCAACTTGAGAAGCTCGCACGAGAGCGGAATGACCGTAGGCAGCTACAGGCGGAAGCCGTCCAGCGGTTAGCAAAGGGAAAGGCGAATCGGCTAGCGCTCAACCTCACGCAACTCGATCAAACTGGCGAAATCGCGGAGCAACACACCCGGTTAGATCACTGGCAACGAGAACAGGCGATCCTCACTGCAGACTATCAGGATCTGCAAAGATCGAAATCGGAAGTAAGCCAACAAGCCGAAAGCTTGCGCAAAGAACTGCAGCAAATTCAGCAGCAATCGCAAAAGCTGCTTCTGGAGAAACAGCAAGTGGAGAGCCAACGCCGTACGCTTTCCGAGCGGCTGCGTGAACAACACCGTTTAGAGTTGGCAATTATCGCGAAACAAGCTGCTTCCAACGGTCAGCCGCAGGAACCGATTATCAACCGGGCAGAAATCGACCGAGAGATTGCAGATCTCAAAACCCAGCTCCAAGCCAGCGGACCAGTCAATCTGGAAGCAGTGGAAGAACTCGACGCCTTGGAGGAACGCTTTCGCTCACTTGCGGAGCAACACGACGACCTGCAAACGGCTCGTGCTCGCTTAGAGCAAATTGTCGAGCAAATCAACAAAGAGAGCCGGCAGATATTCCTGAACACCATTGAGGAAGTCCGCGGCCATTTCAAAGAGTTATTCGCCAATCTTTTTGGTGGCGGCGAAGCAGACATTGTCATTGAGAACGAGCCTGAGAAGGACATTCTTGAGTGCGGCATCGAAATCGTCGCCCGACCTCCAGGCAAACAGCCGCGGAGTATCTCATTACTCTCGGGCGGTGAGCGAACGCTCACCTGCGTCGCCCTTCTGTTAGCCATTTTCCGTAGCCGCCCTAGCCCCTTCTGCATTCTCGACGAAGTTGATGCCGCTCTCGACGAGGCCAACATCGACCGTTTTGTCGAGGTGCTTAAGGAATTCATGAGCAGCACCCAGTTCATCGTCATCACGCACTCCAAGCGGACGATGACCTGCAGCGATACGCTTTATGGTGTGACGATGCAGGAGAGCGGCGTCTCGAAACGGGTTTCGGTGCGTTTTGAGGACGTGACGCACGACGGGCATATTAAGCCTGCAGCGATCAAGCGAGCAGCGTGA